The Pelodiscus sinensis isolate JC-2024 chromosome 4, ASM4963464v1, whole genome shotgun sequence genomic sequence AGAGTCATTCCAGCATCTAGACTGAACAAATTAACTTAGGTGTGACCCCAAAGaaagtattaattttctttctaTCCTAATCTTTTCATAACAGTAAGCCGAGTTTTTGTGCCAGGGCAAATAACATTTTACATACATGCTTACACACACTAGACAGTTTTTCTTCATATTAATGTCATTTTGCATGTGCGAAAGGACAGGCTAGGAAGTAATGACTATTGGTTTTCCTATCCAAAACTGAGGAACAGTGTCATTGGGTGTACTTAGATTTGGGTGCTCACTGTAGTctgtttcatttgaaaaaaataactgAATACAAGGGTGCCCAAGTAGCAATACATCTTTGAATTGCAGTTTTGTGATGTACAGATTTGAGAGGatgcaaaaaaaaatgttttaagtggTGTGGTCTGGCTTAAATTGCTGTCAGTGCTTTGTAACTACCTTGATCACTTTTACCAGGAACAGCTGAGTGGCAGAACAGTAGTCAGGTGGAAACCGTTTATCTTCTCACTGTACTGTTCTTGTTTTCCTGCTATTCTGATAGAAGTCCTACATAACACCATTAGCAGAACTGTACATCACATCTGCACAAGCCAGTGTGTTTTTTCCAAACTCCTTGATGGTTCTCAGATCCTCCAATTGAGTTGTTGGGATTGGGATCACTGATTGCCTGTTAGGGacttcctctctcttctcccttcctcccccccttttcagCACCTCATAACTCCTGACTAGaccattttttctttaaaataaactttttaatCAACATTCATTTAAAACTATCATATAGTAATTATAGTAATTTCTTTCAGTAATGTTTCATGATATGAAAACTTATTTTATTCATAAAGTGCCACTGTCACTTACAAGCAATCAGTTGGCTTCATGTTGTGTTTCTTGAAGTCAGAAAATTTTGACGCATGAGAAACTGCCATGGGATACATTGGCATATCCAAATATTAGCAACTGCTTGGGAATTGAGAACCATTGGGTTAAACCGTCTTCAAATGTGTATGTGTCTCTGACTTCGAAAGGCAGAATTTAGCCTCTTGTCAGCAAGGATGTAATTACAGCCTTCAGTGGGAGTACCCTCCGGAGGCATAATATTTGATCAAAGCCATTAGTGTACTTAGATTATACTTTTCTTGGCTCTGAGCTAATTTAATGAAAATACAGTAGCCTTCTAGAAGTCTGAAAATGTCATCTGTATAGAATGCCTGTGTGTGAAGTTCTTTCATTGAAATACTAATTTATTGCTAAATTCCGCACTTCCATTCTTACAGTGGGAATATGCTTTTAAATATAGTATAGAGTTAACTAGGCAGAATCTAATCTGCAGTCCATCTGTAAGAAAAACAACTAGTATTTAATTTTATCAGCAAACCATCAGAACACATGAGTTTCTGTGTAAGAGTTTTACATATTCTGCATTGGGAAAATGTATCTTATTGTCTCTGAATTCTTATAGCTGGTATGGACCTCCTGTTCGTACTGAACACAGAATTATAGTTGAAAATCTTTCTTCACGGATCAGCTGGCAGGTGAGTTAgattttaatctttttaaaatcttttaatacATGATTTTATTCTGAGCATTTTATTTTCTTGCCCTTAAGGAGGCAGTTTGCAATTTATTTAAAGCCAATTTATTTAAAGCCATAATAAATATTTAACTTTtattaagttttttaaaaagttcttgcaTTATTATACTCCAACACTTCAGAGTAACTAATTTCAAAgcaattttttaatttgggattaTATCGTTTTACTAGGAATATCTGAGATTTCCAGATCTTTGAGTTTACAATTTTTGTTATGATTGAAACTCATAGTCTTTTACAATTGTAGATGAAACATGATTAAGAATCCATTAATACTGCATGAATAAAGCAAATTCCAAGAAAGCTATTTATCCCATAGTGTACTTAATGCAGCAGTTCAGATACAGTCTTTTAAAAATTGTCTTTAAAGCTATCTCACTGCATTTGTGATGTCTACAACTTTTTTCTAATCTTTATCGGGCTTGAAAAGAACAACCACATGATCACTGTTTATATTAATGTGTGTTTTGTCTAATATACCCATTATAAGGAATTAACTTTTCTTTGTGGGCTTTACACCATACATTAATGAACAGGGATGGATTTTGTGTGCATACTGAAAAGATGGACATGAATAGATTGTGTTAGTTTAAGGCTCTGGCCCTTGCAATAAGAACTGCAAGAGCAAATATTCTGTGCCTTTCTGGAGTTTCACTGATGTTAATGGTGGTGCTTCACAGAGGTTCAGGGTTCCACCCGTGTGGATCCAGTGGCATAATTAGGACTGAAGTTTGCAAAGCTTCATGTCACTCTTTCATATAGAAAGCacagtattttattattaaatagtAAACTTctgattagttttaaacctgattcAAGATAAGTGGGTTTCATCTAAATCGCTCTAGTGTTTAATACACAACTTCTGTGTATAAAGTGATCGCTCTAAAAATCACTGATCTTGTAAAGGTgacatgggggggcagggaaaacTGTAATGGAGTGTTGAGGAGAGCAATCATTTAATGGAGGTACTtatgtttaaatttaattcataGCATGGAAATTGGACTTTGCAATAACACTTGAATATTTGTAATGGCTTTATTCTTACTAATTACATGTTAGACTTACATCCACTTAATTCAGATTCACCTGTGGTTGCCTGAGCACATGAACATATCCATACCTAAATGTTTGGAGTAAAATTTCTTGAATGCTTAAATGCTAAGTAAGTTCATGCTAATGCAAGCACTCTTCAAAAGCTCCCTCACAAGCTTTGCGCTTTGTAGGCTTCGTGTGAAATTACTGTGAATCTTGGCACTAGCTCATTGGAGGTGATGTAAGGAGGATATTATGCCATTTATCCTAGATTAGTGGAAATGCACAATTAAAGTGCATGTAAATTAGAAGTGACAAATTATATAGCAAAACTGTTTAAAAACACAATTGCTTCTCTATAAAATTCCCTGTATACAAATTTAGTTTAGTTTTGCAGCCATAATGCATCAACTTTTTAactattaacattttaaagtaGTATTAATATGATAGATTAGACTAGCAATACAGTAGTCACTAAAATACTGGTTTTTAGATTATCCCAAGAAATGTTCTGGTCTTCATCTccctttggaaaaaaaactaGCTAACTTGAATGAAGTAGATGCAATACCTTGTCTCCAAAACTTGTAGGCATCTTGGGTGTGTGCAGCTCCCCAGGATTTAAGACAGACTGTAATTTGATTTTAAAGCCAGCACATTCAGATGCTACAAATAGTTAAAACGTGTGTCCAGATGATAACTTTCTTCCCATTTTATGACTTCATGTGTGTTTAGAGCCAAACTAGTATTTTTAATTACCTACGCCCATGACAGCGCAAATTTATTGCGACTGGTTTTTTTGTCAGCTCTGCTAGTTCTCCTGAAAATAAATTATAGTTGAAATTGATGATCGATCTGTGATTGCTAAGAGAAAAATAAAAGCCGTGTCTTTAGTTTTAATATGAATGGTTATTCTTTTTCACAATTTTGtgttctttaaaaatgtattatctTAAATCTTTAATTGCTGAAGATTATGTGGATATATTTTTGTGAATAAGGTGCAACCAAACAGTACCCCTTGTGAATTGTCAGATTtcattgctgctgctttttttgtttgttttgtttttttgttaaagaGATTATGTTGTTTTAAGGCCATTTGTTGTTTGAAGGAGAGCAGTGTCCTAAAACTTCTTACCTATACAAACTTGCATCTTCTCTCTTCAAATAATATTGTTAGTGTCTTAATGATATCTCCTTGTTCTGTTATACAACTTTTTAGGGTTGTGATCCTTGGCAAATCAGAGTTTAAATATTATATACATTTGTTTGGATGGCTCAATTTTAGAACCTAAAACAACATAAACTAGAATGCAGGTTTATGTGATTGCCTTACTTAATTTCATTTTCTTAGCAGCACTTCTAAATTAGAGCATTTTTTTCTAGGTTAAGAAAACCTttgattttattaataataaatgtatAACTTGTTGGGTGAAATCCTTGCACCCACTGAAGTCCATGACTTCAGtagagtcaggatttcaccctttaTCTCTGAATTTCTGTACCTATGTTTAGTTTGCAGTAATGGTTTTTATATGTGGCTGTGGATCATGTATTAAATGTGCTAGCTCAATGAGATTGTTTaggtttttaaacattttaaacaaaagtattttGCAACCTAAAGTGTAATTCAGATGTTCACTTTTAGAACTAAATTATTGAGCTTCATTAACACATTAAACTGAGCCTTCCGTATGCTGTAGCAAATGTTCTAAAGTTTATTTCttagttttttgtttgtattttttctcAAATACATTTCTAACCAAGTGCATTTTGAACCTCTTTTAACAGCCTTGCTTTGGGTTAACCCTCGTTTCTCTTGTGTGGAGAAGAGAGAGAGCCCAAGAGTTTGGGGTTTCTAGTGGCTGAAATTCTAGGGCTTGGCCTGTTCTGAATTTTCCTTTTGGTTCCTATGACACTCCTGTCTTGGCGATCTAGATCTTGGTTTGTCCAGGTTTGATCTCGATTTGGCTAGCACAGGTCAGCCGCAGGTTCTGTATCCACTTCCGGATGTTATCAAGTATTTTCAGGGTCTCTGGTACATCCCCTTGAAGCGTATTGCTATGAGCCATTCCTCTACCCTTCTCATGTAAGGGAGTTCCTCTTGGCCAGCTAGGTAGTGGACAAGCGACTGTTTGCTTAAGGTACCTGCTTATGTCATCTGACCACTTGTGGTATATTGCGGTAAGTAGCCTTGGGCTATAAAATGCACAATATTATTTGGAGAATATATTGTTTTTAAGTTTTGAAACTAACTTATAAATATAATTGTACTTATCTTTAATCAGCTGTAACATTATTTGTTCATGTTTTATACTGTGGGGCAAGTAAAGATGCTATAGTGTATATTCAGTCTCTTGAAATTAACTACAATATCtctttttgaaataacactgaagTGACAGACTGATGAAAGCCAGAAAATCAGTTAAGACAGATTAACACTGAATATTCTGCCTTTTTTGTCAGTTTGCTATAATCATAGCATTAATTGAACATAGacattttgcatttaatttttgtgTATGTATCTTTacatgggggaggaagagaatgCATATAGGCAATTTTAAATGTGCAAGATTCTAATTTAAACTAGGTTTTCCAAAATAGTCTTTATGGTCAGTTATAAATGTTCACATATAATAACATATAACTCCTTATCTGGTATAGTTAGTGTTAATTAGTGCTTTAATTGCTGCATCATGTTTTCATAAGAGCTGCTTTTGGGTTATGGGCTTTTAATTTAAAatcaatttgtttttatttttgtaactgTTACTAAGTTGGCTGAGTTTGAAAAGAAGTGTAAATGCAAAAATTGTAACCTGTCTAACAGAGaactttacttttttttaacttACCGATAGCTTGTTAGTGTATTTCATGTTTAAGCTGAACTGTAACTTTTACTGCAGGACTTGAAAGATGTTATGAGAAAGGCTGGAGAGGTGACCTATGTGGATGCGCACAGAAACAGGAATGAAGGGTAAATCCATAATTGTGTATATATCTGGGCAATACCTAGATAACAAAGATCCAATCCTCCTGCTGTTTCAAAATGTAAAAATCACCGTACATAGAGCTTATCTTAGCTGTTCTTTCACAAATTTCCTTTTAGGAAACTTGTACAAATGTTGACACTCCATTAACATATGCTTAGGGACTTGTTGGGGCTAGCCAAGAAAAAAGAAATTGTGCCAGGAATATCGCTGTTCTCCGGTGAATCTCAGCTGCCAGATCAACTCTTACAAATGCAATGTAGACAGGTGCAACTTAAAGCTGCCCTGATAATGtttggggggaagagaagtgtAAATGAGACCAACTAACCAAGGGAATTATATTTACTGCTAATGTTTTAAGGAGGCAAGAGACTTGGCTCATTTATGGTCCGTCTTCCCTGAAAAGCTTACAGGCAGATCCTCAAGTGCCATACCTTGTAATAGCTTGAGTGACTCCCAGCTGATGTACAGCAACTGAGATCTGCCCCCAAGTGAGGACTTCAGAAGTTTGCCTTTATCATTCAGTATGATTTAAAATGGGTGTGTACATTGGAGGTGGTTAGGATTGTTGTGTCAGTCCTGTTACTAATCAAGCTAGAAAATCAATTTTAAAGAGTTAAAACATGAGCCTATAGAGCTATAAGAATGCAGACTGTACATGCTAATGAATataatttttttctctgctttACCTCCATTCTCTCCCATAACTTATTTTTGTGACTTCTTGATGCTCCCTAGTGTTGTGGAGTTTGCATCATATGACGACATGAAGAGTGCATTGGACAAGTTGGATGGCACTGAGCTCAATGGGCgcaaaattaaattaattgaaGATCGCAAATCACACAGGTATGTCACCTGGCCCGGTAGTTCTGGATGTTGGTATTAGTACTGCCAAGTTGTAATATTTAACTCCTTTATCAATTGCAGTACCATAGTAGAAAACCAGTTTTCAGCAGTCAGTGTATTATAAAAAACTTCAGACAAAATGTATATTCAGAAAAGATGTATTTTAAGCACAGATTTGAGTTTTATTTGCTGTATTTTTGGTGAAAAGAGGATTTTATAAAgagaaaatctgattttttttttcaaatggacaAAATGAAATAGATTCCATCCAAAATTTGGCTTACATTAAAATGGTGGTAATTTAGTAGAAAACTTCATCCATATCTTTTCAGATGCTTTTTCATTATTCAGTTTTCAGGAATTTTGCAAAACTGCTTTTCTGGCAAGACCCAGTAAAAAGCAACTAATGTGTTTTTAAAACTATTCTGATTTCAACATTTTTAAGtggtaatgaaatattttaatgtcAGTTCCATCATAATTTAAACAATGATCTGTTTTGTTAAATGGAAAAAGATTGATGGGAGAGCAAGGGATGCAATTTTCAAATCTTTAAGCTTGCAGAGTTCTTGTGATATTTAGACATGTTAACATCTTACTGGGAACCCAAGATTTGTCCCTAATTTCCATATTCTTTTCTAGGGGGAAAAATGACTAATGTATTCTTGTGTTTGCGTTTTTCTTGATAGATGAATATAAATTGTTTACATTTTCTCTGGGTTTAGTTGACTTTTTCTTCTGCTGTACAGGAGACAAGTAATTGGAACTGATGTCTTAGGACTCCTTGGATATCCCTTGTGTAGGACAGTCTTAAAGACAATATCTTAAGAGCCTGAATGTTTTGTTCAGTGCTTTGAGTTCTGTAGATAGAAATTTTATGGGTGcaaagttcttttttaaaaaaatagttaataTCCATTTAAATTCTTAATTTAAAAGTACTCCAGAGTAAGACCTTTTAATGTGTTTtttctcaccccaccccaccccaccccacccccagaagcaggTCTCGTTCGAGAAGTTACTCAAGATCTCGCAGCAAGTCCAAGTCTGCAAGGTCTTCTCGGTCATCCAGTAggtctcgctctcgctctcgctctcgctctcgcaCACCTGACAAAAAATATTCTCAGAAGAGCCACCACTCTGGTGTGCAGCCATCTTCTCCATCTCCTCGTTCTTCCAAGAAAAAATCTCGTTCTCGGTCAAGCTCTGCTGAAAGCCGTAGTTAGTGTATTCCAAAAGATGTGCCAGTGTGTTTAATTGGAGTCATATTTCCCTAAAAGCTTGAGACAAATAACAaacaggggggaaggggggagggggggagagttaACATGATGAGGGACTGTCCACCTTTTTCATTACCAAAATGCATGTCATCAGACTGCAGCACATGTAACTGGCCTTCTCTATCTCTGATGGAGGTAGAGCAAGGGTTGCCAATTAATACAGTGCTTTATTTCATCAGTAAACAACATCTCACCTAGTTGCATGCACCATGTACACATAATGTAAGGTTTCAGGTTGAGTCcatacactgcatttttttcaaaGATCTTGCCTTCCAAAACCACACATTTGTATTAGTtttgggtgttttttgtttttgtttttgttttttttgggggggggggggggagaagtactGGATCTGTAGAACCTGAAACATAGATTTTATTCATTAGTCAGACTTTCTTTTTTGTAAGTAGATAACTTAATTCTTTTAATGGCTTAATATTTGGCTCATCCCCATTGCTGGGCTGAACTGCCCATTAAATTCCATTCATAGTATACAGGTGTCCTTTAGTACTTGTCAGTACATTACTGCCTAATTAGGTAGTGAGTGAATCAATATCTTAAGGAGTCAATTTCCAGTTATAGTGGGATACACCATGACCAGGTGACAAAAATTATCAGGATTTTCTTTTAGTTAGTGAGACTTCCAGTAGGTAGGTGTAAGGAAGAGTGTGGAGGGCCCTCATTTGACAGATGAACCCGTTAGCAATTCTATCAGATATACAAGCCTCCtatatattttctggtttttaatAGTTTATAAAAGCAGCATAGCTTTCATATCCACAAGAGTATGATGCTAAATAGTATGAACAAATGTGACTAACCATAGTTAAAATGGTTAATGAAGGGAAAGTTTATTTCAGAACCTGACAGCAGGAAAAATTTCCAGTAAAAGTTTAGTTAAGGTCATGACAGGAAAACTTGGTAATGTCTAAGATTAAAGAGAAAGGGTATCTTCCTTAAATTTACCAAATGTGCAATAGTTTTGATTAATAGGTATTTCTACTGCAAATAGTACTGTAGGTTCTTATAGTTTATTGTGATTAGTATTTTTTGGCTTTTGAATAATTAAAAGAAGGGGAATCTTGTTGGAAATAGTTTGTAAATCACACCCTAAGGCATACTTATGTTAAACATACAATAAACAAGTGTCTTCTTGCTGAGTGGAGGAGTTTATCTTACTGCTGGTATAGTTCATTTTGTAAAGCCTTTGTCACAAATCAtttgcttttataaaaatgtatgtTTACATGCACGCTAACAAAACAAACTAGAAACTGCAACATTTATCATCAGACCCATTGTGGTGAGAAAACTAAGCCTTAGAGTTTTGCTGTCATGGTCATCTGATGGCTGTTCGGTAgcctatgtgaaatgagttgaAGGCAAATGGCAGCATGAGTATGTTTCATAGCTATGTCAGATGACTGCCAGTCTCAGCAAAAATGCCAAGAATTGAATGAGCCATAGCCACTAAATTACCCCATCATCCCAGCTTTGGTCCCCACATTAGGACTGAAGTACATTTGCTGAAAAGAGTGGGGGAAATTTGCCTTGCCTATTCTATTTCTGCTCTGTGGATACAGGACTTCTGTCTTCAAGGTTGGCACTTTTCATAAGCATAACTATTGCTTCTAATCTTGTGTTTGGACATGGGGCTCCTAAGGGCTTGGTGTGCTTTTAATACATTAAGACTTCACTCGGATGCAGGGTACAAATGTAGGTCACTTAAACAAACCAAATTTCATAGCCTACGCAGTTCATATTGTGACACCAACATACAACATTTGAAGTCCTGTGCCTCTTCTGAACAGACTTCAAAAAGTAAAACTGTGAAATTTGACACAgttctgttggggaaaaaaatgaaaaaaatctgccCTGACTATTTTTGACTGTCATTTCTAAGCTTTCGTAAACATTAAATTATGGTTTCAGGTGACttcagttactgtggcagttTGGATTGTGTATCTGGGAGTGTTTGATCCTTTGTTTCCTTGATTTCCTTTGATCAACCTCTCTCAGCCTTGTTGATCAGCCTCCCCCTGTGTGGCTAACGAGGGGGTAGGCCTGACCTAGGTGAGTGGGCTTTAAAAGCAAGAGGCAGAGGGACCAGGGAGGCAAAGTGAGAGAGCGCTGCAGGCAAAGGCGTTTGAGAGGGAATTTGAAAGAGGGAGTCCTAATATGATTAGGAAGACCTGCAACACCTTTGCCAGCACTACTTCTGTCTCCTCTGCCAATGCCTGGagccagacagaccacctgaccatggatgcctctgcccagatcctggtgtggttttgcagggactgtggcttgcaattcccacttactgatatccaggctggggagaccatccaatgcaaaaggtgcctgctggtggaatctctcaggaagcaggtagaagagctacaggaggaggtggctagcaTGAAGAGCCGAGTCCATGAGGAATTCCCTCAGAgcagtgtttcctgattttatttggccatggaacccttttcagcttaaaataatttcaaggaacccctagggttcccagagtaaaatttgtcaaacaaaacaaacaaaaaaacaaaaaaagccccgccagaattggttgagcaaaaaaaatactCTGCAAAATACTCTgcctctttaagagggggcggggtAATGCCAcattctcgcggaacccttacttttactttgcggaaccctggggttccatggagcaccaattgggaaacaccgCCTCAGAGTATTCAAGTGGAGATAGCTGAAGCTGAAGAAGTGACCCCGTTACAAAAGACTGCTGACACatcactggtggaggaggaaatGGCTCAGTCTTAGGGTGGATGCTGGTCACtactggcagcaggcagtgttccacccctgctccctacCCTCCCACCGCGGTTCTAGAGAACCATTCTGTTCTGGATATGGgggataaggaatcacccccttgggcagaagagaagaagccttgtacccccaaggctgggaggtttGCAGCTACTACTGGGAggaggaaacatagggtagtggtgATTGGAggctctcttctgagggggacggaggcacccatctgtcaccctgacatagTGTGTCGGGAGGTGTGCTGCCTGCCAGGAGCCCATATCCAAGATGTTACAGATGGATTGTCATGGATGATCCAGTCCTACTACCCCATACTACCCATCCATGTAGGCACAAATGATATTGCAAGGTATGAtcctgagcagatcaagagtgactacagggctctgggagtacgggtgaaggagtttggagcgcaagtggtattctcttcagtcctcCCTGTCAAAATTAGGGGCCGAGGCaaagacaggtgcatcctggaggtgaatgcctggctgcgaagatcgTGTCGCCggaagggctttggcttccttgaccatgggattcTGTTCCAGGAAGAAGGAATGCTAAGCAGGGAaggggttcacctttcgaggaaggggaagaaagtaTTTGGATTCAGACTGGCTAatctagtgagaagggctttaaactaggtttgacgggggcaaGTGACCAAAGCCTGCAGGTAAGTGAACAGCATAGGGACCTGGGAGAtgagtcagaaatgggagggagaatGGGTTGTAATAGAGATAAATGAGGAACAAGGCAGAACTatggggcaaaatcaaatcagtatcttaggctatgtctagactgcaagcctctttcgaaagaggctttttcgaaagctattttcaaaaaagcctctttcaaaaaagtgtctagactacaccagaacttttgaaaaagcaagctgcttttttggaagagagcacgcaggcagtctggatgatctctttcaaaaatgcacagtttgcattacatagcgcccttttttgaaagagcacttttgaaaaaaggtgttctcgtaaaacaaggttttccacggtcgaaaaaactgccacgttctttcgctTTACTTTTGAAAACTCagaagcagtctagacgcaggggaaattttttgaaaaaaggccactttaaaaaaaaaaaaaaaaaaaaaccctgtcgtctAAACACACCCTTAGATGTCTGTATACAAATGAAAGAAGTAtgagaaataagcaggaagaaagttgaaatgctaataaataaacacaactacgACATAGTTGGTATTGCAGAGACCTGGTGGGATAatacgattggaatattggtatagaagggtacagcttgctcaggatgGATAGGcagagaaaaaagggaggagatggTGCTTCGTATATTAAaaatacacttggactgaggtggaaatGAACATAGGCGACAGACTTGAGAGTCTCTGAGTTAGGTTAAAatgggtaaaaaacaagggtgttATCATGCAATGGTCTACTACTGACCACCTACCCAaccagaagaggtggatgaagctttttataaacaaattaagaaaatcatccaaagcacaggatttggtggtgatggggggcttcaactatccagatatatgttgggaaactaacacagcagggcatagattatccaataaattcttgaactgcattggagacaaatGTTTTTATTTGAGAAAGCAACTAGGGGGGAGCTGTTccccctatttgttaaaatcaaatctaggaactggttgaaaatttgaaagtggaaggcagctttggtaaaagtgatcatgaaatcatagagttcatgattctaaggaatggtagaaaggagaatagcaaaagagaaacaaaggattcaagaaggcagattttagtaaactaaggctatgtctacactgcaacgctatttcgggatagcagattatcccgaaatagctatcctgcgtcttaacagcaagcctgtaagggatattttggaatagcgctttatttcaaaatttggagctgtgtagacagtgccaaatgctgaaataagatacacaatttgcataactcaaattgcataccttattttgagttatggtgcagtgtagacg encodes the following:
- the LOC102453174 gene encoding serine/arginine-rich splicing factor 5-like isoform X1 codes for the protein MSGCRVFVGRLSPHARERDVEKFFKGYGHIREIHLKNGFGFVEFEDHRDADDAVYELNGKELCNERVTIEYARARRGRGRFPQRFNYYQSRSSGSGWYGPPVRTEHRIIVENLSSRISWQDLKDVMRKAGEVTYVDAHRNRNEGVVEFASYDDMKSALDKLDGTELNGRKIKLIEDRKSHRSRSRSRSYSRSRSKSKSARSSRSSSRSRSRSRSRSRTPDKKYSQKSHHSGVQPSSPSPRSSKKKSRSRSSSAESRS
- the LOC102453174 gene encoding serine/arginine-rich splicing factor 5-like isoform X2, which produces MSGCRVFVGRLSPHARERDVEKFFKGYGHIREIHLKNGFGFVEFEDHRDADDAVYELNGKELCNERVTIEYARARRGRGRFPQRFNYYQSRSSGSGWYGPPVRTEHRIIVENLSSRISWQDLKDVMRKAGEVTYVDAHRNRNEGVVEFASYDDMKSALDKLDGTELNGRKIKLIEDRKSHSRSRSRSYSRSRSKSKSARSSRSSSRSRSRSRSRSRTPDKKYSQKSHHSGVQPSSPSPRSSKKKSRSRSSSAESRS